In the genome of Streptomyces violaceoruber, the window GCCGGCGGCACCTTCACCGGCCTCGACGGCCGCCCCGGCCCGCACAGCGGCAACGCGGCGGCGTCGAACGGCCGGCTCCACGACGAACTGCTCGGGTATCTCAACCAGCGCTACTGAGCGCCCGCCGACTCGCCCTCCGCGCCCTCTTGTTGACCCCCGCTTTACCTGCCACTCTGAGAGTTCCCTCACTTGTGAACTTGTGAATCCATGAACTAACTCATGGATCACCGGCAGGAGGTGGCTCCACCCATGCTCGTCCGCGAAGTCATGAGCACGGTCGTCCTCACCATCGGTCCCGCCCACACGCTCCGCCAGGCCGCCGCCCTGATGTCCGCACGCCGCGTCGGCGCGGCCGTGGTGTACGACCCCGACGCCGGCGGCATCGGGATCCTCACCGAACGCGACGTCCTGGTCTCCGTCGGCCGGGGCCAGGACCCGGACACCGAGCGCACCCACAGCCACACCACCACCGACGTCGTCTTCGCCGCCCCGACCTGGACCGTGGAGGAGGCGGCGGGCGCGATGGCGCACGGCGGCTTCCGCCACCTCATCGTCCTGGACGGCGGCGAGCCCGTCGGGATCGTCTCGGTGCGCGACATCATCCGCCGCTGGGCACCGGCGCGCTCCCCGCACAACGCCCCGGCGGTGACCGCCTGACTGGGCTCTGACGGGCACTGGCCGGCCCGGGCGAGGTGCGGGCCGGCACCGGTCACCGGCCCGCACGAACCGCGCCTCTTGGCCAATGCCGCCCCGGTTCCCACAATGGACAGTGTCTAATTCGAGCAGGACTCCAAAATCACACCCATTCGGGACCTGGTCCCCCTTGCTGTTAGGCTGATGTGTATGAGTGACCTTTTGGAACGGCTGCGCGGGCGCGGCTGGCGCATGACCGCGCAGCGGCGGGTCGTGGCCGAGGTCCTCGACGGCGAACACGTCCACCTGACGGCCGACGAGGTGCACTCCCGGGCCGTGGACAAGCTCCCCGAGATCTCCCGGGCGACGGTCTACAACACCCTGGGCGAGCTGGTCTCGCTCGGCGAGGTGCTGGAGGTCGCGACGGACAAGCGCGCCAAGCGCTACGACCCGAACGCGCACCGGCCGCACCACCACCTGGTCTGCGCGCGCTGCGGCGCGATCCGCGACGTGCACCCGACCGGCAACCCGCTGGCCGACCTGCCCGACTCGGAGCGCTTCGGCTTCACGGTGTCGGACGTCGAGGTGACGTACCGCGGCACCTGCCCGAACTGCGCGGCGGCGTGAGCAGGGATTTGCCTCACGTCTTCATCGTGACGTAGTGTTCCATTCATCGACGCGGGGTGGAGCAGCTCGGTAGCTCGCTGGGCTCATAACCCAGAGGTCGCAGGTTCAAATCCTGTCCCCGCTACTGAAGGCCTGGGGCCGGGATCCGCAAGGATCCCGGCCCCAGGTGCATCCTGACCGCGTTCGGCGGTCCCCCGCCGCAGCTGCGGGCCATCGTGCCGGTGCCGCCCGAAGCGGGACGCGTCACGCCGACAGCTCCTGCCGCAAAGCGTCCCGCAGCCGAGCCGCCCGCTCCCCCACCTCCCGCGGCCCCAGCGACACCGCGAGGTCCGCCCACCGCTGCCCCTCTGCCAGCTCCCCCCGCCGCGCACAGACCAGCGCCAGCCGCAGCGCCGCCCGCCCGTGCCCGGCGTCGGCCGCCCTGCGCCACCACACGACGGCCTCGGGCTCGCTCCCTTCGCGGGCCAGCAGCAGCCCCAGGTTGAACGCACCGTTGCGGGACCCGGCCTCGGCCGCCTCGCGGTACCACCGCGCGGCCTCCACCACGTCGCCCCGCGCCGCGGCGAGCATCCCGACCCGCACCTGCGCGCGCCGGTGCCCCTGGGAGGCGGCCCGCTCGTACCACTCCTCGCACTCGGACTTGTCCTGCGCGGGCTCACCCAGCTCGTGCGCGGGCTCCGGCGGCCGACGCGCGTCCAGCACCGTCGCCAGCCGGTACGCGGCCTCCGCGCTGCCGCCCCCGGCCGCACAGCGCAGGAACCGCTCCGCCTCTTGCTCGTCCCCGCCGCGCAGCCGCGCCATCCCGACCTGGAGCGCCGCCTCGGTGTGCCCGGCGGCGGCGGCCCGCTCGTACCAGCGCAGCGCCGCCCGCTCCTCGCTCCGCCCGGCGTGCAGGATCCCGAGGTTGAAGGCGGCGTCGACGCTGCCCGCCTCGGCGGCCTTGGAGAACCACGGCTCGGCGCCGCTCTCGTCCCCGGCGCGCAGCAGCAGGATGGCCAGCGCGTTGGAGGCCTCCCGGTGCCCGGCGTAGGCGGCCCTCCGGTACCACTGCTCGGCCTGCGTGGTGCGGCCCTGCTCGGCGCAGAGCAGCCCGAGGTTGTACGCCCCGTTGTCGTCGCCCGCGTCCATCGCGGCCCGGTACCAGCGCTCCGCGGTCTGGGTCTCGCCGCGCTCGGCGTGCAGCGCGCCCAGGGCGTTGGCGGCGTTGCCGTCGCCGTCCTGGGCGGCGCGCAGCCACCACACGGCGGCGCTCTCGGTGTCCCCGGCGTCCCGCAGCAGGAAGCCGAGCGCGCAGGCGGCGCGGGCCTCGCCGTCCTTGGCGGACGTGAGGTACCAGCGGCCCGCCTCCTTGAGCTCGCCGCGCTTCTCCAGGATCGTCCCCAGGTGCAGCGCGCCGCGCCGGTGACCGCGCGCGGCGGCCTGCCGGTACCACTGCTCGGCCTCGTCGGCCGCGCGTGCGGCGGCCTTGTCGTCGCCGTCCCGCCCGGCCCGCCGGTCCAGCGTCCGCGCCAGCCGGTACGCCGCTTCCCGGTGCCCGCGTTCGGCCGCGGCCCGCATCCACCGCTCGGACCCGGTGTCGTCGCCGCGGTGCTCCAGCAGGTCGGCGAGCGCGTAGGCGCCCAGCACGTGCCCCTGTTCCGCGGACTGGCACAGCCAGTACTCGGCGGCGGGCTCGTCCCCGCGTTCCCGGAAGTGCCGGCCGAGCGCGTGCGCGGCGGCGGCGGATCCGGCGACGGCGGCGATGCGCCACCAGCCGGCGGCCTCGTCGGCGTATCCGCGCTGGTGCAGCAGGACGCCCAGGTTGTTGGCGGCGGCCCGGTCGCCGGCCGCGGTGGCGGCACGCAGGTGCGACTCGGCTGCGTCGAAGTCGCCACGGCGCAGCAGCATCGCGCCGAGCACGCTCATCGCCTCGACGTCACCACAGTCGACGGCGAGCCGCAGGCGCACTTCCTCGGCGGCCTCGTCGGCGGCTTCCTGAGCCTCGTCCGTGGCCTCCTCCTGACCGGAAAGCTGACCGGAAGGCTGCGCAAAACGCCCTGTCCCGAACAGATTTGCCATGTCCCCCATAACGTTCATCGTCGCACCACCCGCAACCTCGGTACATCCGGTATACCGCAGTCAGTGAGGTCACTTCAGCGTTTTGTCGACATGCCCACAGGGAGACAAGTCAAACACAGATCTGCCCAACTCCCCTTGGCGGCGCGGCCGTCGCGTTCTCCGGTACATGCGTTCGCACATCACGAAGGCCCGGATTCCTTGTGGGAATCCGGGCCTTCGTGGTCGCTCGCACACAGCTCACGACTTCAGTAGCGGGGACAGGATTTGAACCTGCGACCTCTGGGTTATGAGCCCAGCGAGCTACCGAGCTGCTCCACCCCGCGCCGTTGTGTTCACAACCCTAGCACGGCGCGGGATGGGCTTTGACCAGCTGGAACAACGGTCCGATGCGACCGGACGGTCAGCCGGTGTCCGCTCCGCCACCGGCATCACCGGTCGGTGTCGCGTCCGGACCGGCCTTGTCGCTCCCGGCCTTGTCACCGCTGTTCTTGTCACCGGCGTTCTTGTCGTCGCCGTTCTTGCCGCCGGCGCCCTGGTCGGCCTTGGCCTGTGCGTCCTCGGCCCGCTGGAGTGCCTCCTCGAGGTCCTTCTGCGCCTCGGCGTACGCGGCCAAGTCCTTCTGCTCCAGGGCCTTCTGCCCGGCGTCGAAGGCCTTCTGCGCGTCGCTCAGCGCTTCCCGGACCGTGGGGTTGGTGGACGTCGGTGGCGGCTCGGTCGTGTCGTCGCCCTCGTCCGGTGGCTGCTCGGTCTCGGCGGCCTGCGCTCCGAAGACCTTGTTGAGGGCCGCGTCGAGCGTGTTCTCGAAGGCGGTGTTGCCCCCGTAGCTCACCAGAACCTTGCGCAGCAGCGGGTACTTGAGGTCGCCACCGCGCACGTAGACGGGCTCGACGTACAGCAGTCCGCCGTCCAGCGGCACCGTCAGCAGGTTGCCGTACTCCACCTCCGAGTCGCCGCCTCTCAGCAGCCTGATGGACTCGGCGATGTCCTGTTCGGAGTTGAACTGGCTCTGTACCTGTTTGGGCCCGTCGACGGTCGTGCTCGTCGGCAGTTTCAGGATTCTGATCTTGCCGTAGTCGCTGGTGCCCGCCTCGGCGTCGACCGCCATGAACGCGCTGAGGTTGTCACGCCCGTTGGGTGTGAACGTCGTCGTCAGCGAGAACGCCTGCGCCTTCTGGTCCGGCATCTTCATGCTCAGGTAGTACGGCGGCACCGCGTCGCCCGACTTATTGGTCGGGTCGTCCGGCACCTGCCACACCTCGCTGCCGCTGAGGAACGTGTTGGCGTCCTTCACGTGGTAGCGCGTGAGCAGCTCGCGCTGGACCTTGAACAGGTCCTGCGGATAGCGCAGGTGGGCCATCAGCTCCTTGGAGATCTCGCCCTTGTCCTGCACCGTGCCCGGGAACGCCTTCTTCCAGGTCTTCAGGACCGGGTCCTGGGTGTCCCACTCGTAGAGCTTCACGTCACCGCTGTACGCGTCGACGGTCGCCTTCACGGAGTTGCGGATGTAGTTGACCTGGTTCTGCTGGGCCACCACCGCGCGCGAGTTGTTGTTGGCGGTCAGCGAGTCGGCCGTGGTGTCGCCGAGCGTCGTACGGGAGGCGTACGGATAGCCGTTCGTCGTCGTGTACGCGTCGACGATCCACTGGATGCGGCCGTCCACCACCGCCGGATACGCGTCGCCGTCGATGGTCAGCCAGGGGGCGACCGCCTCGACGCGCTCCTTGGGCGTGCGGTTGTAGAGGATCCGCGAACCGTCGCCGATCGCGCCGGAGTAGAGGATCTGCGGCTCGCTGAACGCGGCCGCGTACGCCGCCCGGTTGATCGGGTTGGACAGGTCGACGCCGCCGTCGCCCTTGTAGCTGAAGGTCTTCTCCCCGGTGTCGTCGGAGTAGTCGATCTCCTTCTGGGGACCGCCGACGATCGAGTAGGTGGTGGTCTTCTCGCCGTAGTAGATCCGCTGCTCGTACTTTCCGAGGTCGCCCTCGGACGGCAGATTGGACTCGGTGAAGACCGGGCGTCCCTCGGAGTCGACCTGGGTGCCCTTCGCCGCGACCACGCCGTAGCCGTGGGTGTAGCGGAAGTGGTTGTTGATCCAGTTCTTCTTCGGGATGCCCGCCAGGTTCAGCTCGCGCAGACCGATGACCGTGTCCTGGTCCTTGCCGTCCTTCGCGTAGCGGTCGACGTCCAGGTTGGTCGGGAACGCGTAGTAGTTACGCATCTGCTGGAGCTGCTGGAACGTCGGCGAGATGATGTTCGGGTCCATGATCCGGACGGAGGCCGCGGCGTCCGCGTCGTCACGGAGCTTGGTCTTATCCTTGGTCTCGCTCTTGCCCGGGTACTCGGCGACCTGGGTGCCCTCGATGCCGTACGCGTCGCGCGTGGCCGCGAGGTTCTTCTCGACGTACGGCGCTTCCTTGGCCTGCTCGTTCGGCTGGACCTGGAACTTCTGGACCAGTGCCGGGTACAGGCCGCCGATGAGGATCGCGGAGAGCACCATCAGGCCGAAGCCGATCACGGGCAGCTGCCAGGTGCGCCGCCACAGGGTGGCGAAGAACAGCAGGGCGCAGATGACCGCGATGCAGAACAGGATCGTCTTGGCCGGCAGGTAGGCGTTGGCGTCGACGTACCTGAGGCCCGTCCAGTTGTCGGTGGCCTTGAAGTCGCTGGACTTCACGGCGAGGCCGTACCGGTCGAGCCAGTAGGCGACCGCCTTGAGGGCGACGAAGACTCCGAGGAGCACCGAGAGGTGCCCGGTGGCCGCCGCCGTGGCGCGCGCGCCCGGGCTGGTGACGCGGAGTCCGCCGTACAGGTAGTGGGTCAGCGCGGCGGCGATCACGGAGATGATCACGGCTGCGAAGCCGAAGCCGAGCAGGAACCGGTACCAGGGCAGGTCGAAGGCGTAGAAGGAGACGTCCAGCTTGAACTGGGGGTCCTTCTGCCCGAAGGGCACGCCGTTGACCCACATCAGCCAGGTCCGCCACTGGCCGGACGCCGAGGCGCCGGCGATCAGGCCGACCAGGGCGGTGATGCCGAGCAGCAGCCACTTCTTGTACGGGGCGATGCCCATCCGGTACCGGTCGAGGTTCTGCTGCTCCATCGACATGGCGCTCAGCGGCGGGCGCAGGCGGTGGGCCAACCAGATGTTGAACCCGACGGCGAGCGCCATCAGCAGGCCGAAGACGAAGAAGAGACCGATCTTGGTCCACAGGGTCGTCGTGAACACCGACGAGTAGTGGACCGACCTGTACCAGAGCCAGTCCGTCCAGAATCCCGCGAACATGGTGAACGCCATGGCGAGCACGGCGAGGACACCAAGTGTCAGCAGCAGGGTTCGGACACGCCGGGACGGGCGGCCCACTCTGATCCGCGGCCCCGTCGGGGGGCCTCCGCCGCGGTCCGGCATCTGGAAAGCCAAGGTGCGCACCTCGAAGTTCGCTGTTGATCCGTCAGGCCCTCGGGTTCGCGGGCCCCCCGTGCGCCCCCGTGATCGCGGGCCCACACTTATGCAACTTACTCATCGTTTACTCGGTTCCCGATTCCGGCCATGAACGAGGCAGGATTGTGACCATGTCCAACACCCCCATGGCAGCGAGCCCCCTCACCCGGGCCGTACTCGAGATCGACGAGTACGTCTCCGGCCTCGGCTGGGACCAGCCCGCACGCCTCTTTGCACTTGTCGACACCGCACGGCTGCGGGCCGACCAGCCCTCGCTCGCGGACCGGCTCGGTCTGCGGGAGGAGCCGGAGTCCTCCGGCCTCACCCCGATCGAGCAGGACGAAATTCCAACGGACCAGGCGCTCGACGAGTTCCTGGGCACCATCGCCTGGCCCGACTCCGTGGTCGGCTGCGCGCTCGCCGTGGAGCGCCTGATGCTGCCGCCCTCGGCCGAGGCCCAGGTGCCTTCGGGCCTGAACGAGAAGAAACTCGCGCAGTGGGTGGCGGAGCACCCGGACCGTCAGGAGGTCCGCATGACGGTCGCGGTCCTGCGCGACGGCAGCCGCGACTCGGCCCTGCGGCTGCGGGAGAAGGACACGGCCACGGAGGTCCTGACCGGTTCCGACCTGGTGCCGGGTCTGGCCGCGGCGCTGACGGCGACCTTCGAGGAGTAGTCCCGCCGGACGCGGGACGGCTGTGCGGGGGCTACCCCCGCGTGCACTTCGGCAGGTCGGCGGTCTTTCCGGAACGGATGTCCTTGAGCGCGCCGAGGGCGTCGTCGATGGTGTCCACCTTCACGAGGGTGAGCCCGTCGGGGGTGTCCTCGGCGGCCGCCGCGCAGTTGTCCGCGGGCGTCAGGAAGTACTGGGCGCCCTTGTCGTGCGCGCCGATGGTCTTCATGCCGATGCCGCCGATCGGGCCGACCTTGCCGTTGTCGTCGATCGTCCCGGTGCCGGCGACGAACTTGCCGCCGGTGAGGTCGCCGGGGGTGAGCTTGTCGTAGATGCCGAGGGCGAACATCAGACCGGCGCTCGGGCCGCCGACGTCGGCCAGCTTGATGTCGATCTCGAACGGGAACGTGTGGTCGGTTCCGGCGGAGATCCCGACGACGGCGCGCTGCGCGCCCGCGTCCTGGGAGGTCTCGGTCCTGATGGTGATCTTCTGGGTCTTCGTCGCCGTCCGGCCCTCCTTCTCCGCGGCGGCCTGCTCCTTGGCGGGCACGATCGTGAAGACGGTGTCCTGTCCCGGCTCGTGCTTGGTCACCAGCTCGGCGACGTCCGCGGGCTTCTTGACGGTCGTGCCGTCCACGGCCTTGATCACGTCGCCGGCGTGCAGCCGGCCCTGCGACGGGGAGTCCTTGACGACCGCGGAGACGACCACCCAGGACTTCACCGGGATGTCGAGCGCCTTCAAGGCGGCGACCTTCGCGCTCTCCTGGGACTGGCTGAACTCCTCGGCGTTCTCCTGGGTGGCCTCTTCCTCGGTCTTGCCGTCCGGGTAGAGGGTCTCGTGCGGCACCACGCTGTTGTCGTGTGCCAGCCAGCCGTAGACGGCCTCCACGAGGTTCATCCGGTACTCGGCGCTGGTGACCCGGACGGTGGTCATGTTCAGATGACCGCTCGCCTCGTAGGTCTTGTGACCGGAGATCTGGAGCACCGGCTCGCCGTCGTGGTCCCCGAGGGTGTTCACCGTCGGCCCGGGCGACATCTCCGAGTACGGCACGGGGATGAAAACACCCGCGCACAGGAGCGCGATCAGCATCAGGGTGGAGGCGAGCATCGTCGCGGTGCGGCGTGGCATGGCACGACAGTACGGGACGCGGCTGTCGGAACACCGTCAGGGCGGCCGTCGCCGGACGGCCGTCGGGCGGCGGTCAGGCACCCGTGCGGGGCTTCTCCATGGCCTCACGGAACCGGGCGTACCCGTCCAGCTCGGGGCCGTCGCTCCGCGCCCTGCGGGTCCGGTTTGCCCAGCTTCCCCACAGGCCCGCACCGACAGCGGCCACCAGTGGAATCAGCAACCAGGCAAGCGCTCCCATGCCGACCTCCCAACCCCATGAGTGTCCGCGACTGACTGATCAGCAGATTAACCATTCGCAGTGACAACGCTCACGCCGGGGGGCGGGTTACGCAACCGGAGGTGTGTCCCGGCGAAGGCGCTACGCGCCCACCCATTCCTCGGTTCCGTCGGAGAACGTCTGGTGCTTCCAGATGGGCACCTCGTGCTTGAGGTCGTCGATCAGCTTGCGGCAGGCGTCGAAGGCCTCGCCCCGGTGCGGGCAGGACACGGCGACGACCACCGCGAGGTCCCCGACCTCAAGGTCACCCACACGGTGCAGTGCCGCGAGCGCCCGTACGGGGTACTCCGCGACGACCTTCTCCGCGATCCGGCGCATCTCCGCCTCGGCGCTCGGGTGGCACGAGTACCCGAGCCGGTCGACGTCGGTGCCGCCGTCGTGGTTGCGCACGGTCCCCACGAACAGCGCGGTGCCGCCCGACGCGTCGTCCCCGACCGCGCCGAAGACCTCGTCCACGGACAGGGGCGTCTCACGGATGCCGATCAGCTTCACGGGGTCCGCTGCGGCCCGCTCGCCGGGGTGGTCGTTCGTGGTTGCCATGCGCCCATCGTGCCCCACGGCGCCGACGACGCGGAATAGCGTGATCGCCCGGCACGCGCGCGTGCCGCGTTGGAGCCTCCTACAGAGGCAGCCGCCCCCCGGGATTGTCCTCAGATGCGGCGCCGTGCCTTGCGCGCGCGACGCACCACCGCGGCCGCGCCCAGCAGCGCCACCGTCGCGCCCGCGGCGCCCGCCGCCGTCGCGTCCTTGCGCCCGAGACGCCGGCCGGCGACCGTGTGCCGGCCCGAGACCTCCTCGAGCAGCTCCGCCAGGACCTCCTCGTTCGTGTGCTTCGGACGCCATCCGGCATCGTGCAGGCGGCTGCCGCTGACGACCCAGGGGTACATCGTGTACGCCAGGTCCCCGGCCGGGGAGGGCGTCAGGCCGATCCGGTGCAGCCGGGCCGCCGCGCCGAGCGCGACCGCGGAGGGCAGCTCCATCCGCCGGATGCCGCTGAGCTCCTCGACCTCCTCCTGCTCCAGCCAGCCGTCGCACCCGACGGCCAGCTCTCCGTCGGCCTTCTCCAGGACGGCGTACTCCAGGGCACTGCACAGGTCGTCGACGTGGCAGAACTGCCAGGCGGGCCGCGATCCGGCCACGACCAGCAGTCGGGGTGACTCGAAGTACCTGGTCAGCGCGGTGTCCATGCCTCCGACCAGTACGGCGGGCCGCACCACGGTGACGTTCAGGCCGGGGTGGGCCCGGGGTGCGCGCCGCGCGAGCCGCTCGATCTCCAGCAGGTCTCCGACACCCGTGGCCTCGGCCGTGGCACGCAGCTCGGCGTCCTCGGACAGCGGCAGCTCGTTGTCCGGGAGTGCGCCGTAGACCATCGCGGAGGTGCACAGCACCACCCGGTGCACGCCGGCCGCCGCGGCGGCGGTCAGGACGGTCTGCGTCCCCCGGACGTTGTAAGCCGTCCGGGCGGCCGCGTCGGTCTCCAGGTCGAGGTCGAGCGCCAGGTGCACCACGACGTCCGCACCACGCAGTTTCTCGGCGATGGCCGGGTCCCGTACGTCCAGGATCTGCCACTGCGCCGCCTCGCACCCGCCGCGCCGCTCGTCGATGGCCACGACCTGTCTGACCTCGTCGGACGCGGCGAGCCGCGCGGTGAGCAGTGCCCCCACCCCGGACGCGGCGCCGGTGACCGCGACGACGGGTCCGCGCGCGCCGGGGCGTGCGGAGCTGGTTGACTGGTTTCGCGCTGCGCGAACCTGCGGATCTGGGGAACTCACCGGGCGTCTCCAGAGGTTGTCTTCAGTACGAGCGCGAGCGACGCGTGCGTACCAGGTGGCATCCATCCTGCCGCAGGCCGTCAGTCGGCGAAGCACCGAGGCCCGATCGGCTTCGGGTGTCTACGCTGGGTGGTGAAGTCGGGCAGCCGTGCCGCCGGAAAGAACCGGCGGCCCTACCAGCCGAGGAACCCCGTGAGTGACACCCCATTCGGATTCGGCCTTCCGCCGGAGGAGCCGGACGACGGCGACGAGGGCAAGAAGAAGGACCAGCAGAGCGGCGGTGGTCAGGGACCGGCCAACCCGTTCGGTTTCGGGATGTCCGGAGCCGGAGGCCTGGGCGGCCCCGGCGCGGACAACCCGTTCGCTGCCATGTTCGGTTCCATGAACCCCAACGACCTGGGCGCCGCGTTCCAGCAGCTGGGCCAGATGCTCTCCTACGAGGGCGGCCCGGTGAACTGGGACATGGCCAAGCAGATCGCCCGCCAGACGGTCTCCCAGGGCACGCCGGACGGCCGCAAGGACGCCAGCGTCGGTCCCGCCGAGCGCAATGCCGTCCAGGAGGCGGTGCGCCTGGCCGATCTGTGGCTGGACGACGCGACGGCCCTGCCGTCGGGCGCGGGTACCGCCGTGGCCTGGAGCCGCGCGGAGTGGGTCGAGGCGACCCTGCCCGCGTGGCGCGAGCTGGTCGACCCGGTCGCCGAGCGCGTCGGCAACGCCATGGGCGACGTGCTGCCGGAGGAGATGCAGGCCATGGCCGGCCCGCTGATCGGCATGATGCGGTCCATGGGCGGCGCCATGTTCGGCACGCAGATCGGGCAGGCCGTCGGCGTGCTCGCCGGCGAGGTCGTCGGCTCGACCGACGTGGGTCTGCCGCTCGGCCCGGCGGGCAAGGCCGCGCTGCTGCCGGCGAACATCGAGTCGTTCGGCAAGGACCTCGGTGTGCCCCAGGAGGAGGTGCGGCTGTACCTGGCGCTGCGCGAGGCCGCCCACCAGCGCCTCTTCGCGCACGTGCCGTGGCTGCGCTCGCACCTGTTCGGTGCCGTCGACGGCTACGCCCGTGGGATCAAGGTCGACACGGCCAAGCTGGAGGACGTGGTCGGCCAGTTCGACCCGCAGAACCCCGAGCAGCTGCAGGAGGCTCTCCAGCAGGGCATGTTCCAGCCGGAGGACACGCCGGAGCAGAAGGCGGCCCTGGCCCGGCTGGAGACCGCTCTCGCGCTCGTCGAGGGCTGGGTGGACGCGGTGGTGCACACCGCCGCGAAGCCGCGCCTGTCCTCCGCCGACGCGCTGCGCGAGACGCTGCGCCGCCGTCGCGCCTCGGGCGGTCCCGCCGAGCAGACGTTCGCGACGCTGATCGGTCTCGAGCTGCGCCCGCGCCGGCTGCGCGACGCCTCCCGCCTGTGGGCGTCCCTGACGGACGCGCACGGTGTCGACGGCCGGGACGGGCTGTGGGCCCACCCGGACATGCTGCCGACCGCGACCGACCTGGACGACCCGGACGGCTTCGTGCACCGTGAGCAGCTCGACTTCTCCGAGCTGGACAAGATGCTCGGCGAGGCGGCGGGCAAGCCCGATCTGAAGAAGAAGGACGAGGGCGACCGGGGCGAGAACCGGTCCGCCGACCGGGACGAGCCCAAGGGCGACGACGGCGAGTGAGCCTCCACGACGACGCGGTCCTGTTCCTGAAGGCGTACGAGGGCCAGGACGAGCTGCGGCAGGTCTACCTGGACCATCTCGCGACGCACCCGGACGGGATGTGGAAGGCGTGCGCGGACGGACACGTCACGGCGAGCGCCTTGGTGATCGATCCGTCGCGCGAGCGGGTCCTGCTCACCCTGCACAAGAAGTTGCGCATGTGGCTGCAGATGGGCGGTCACTGCGAGCCGGTGGACGAGACGCTGGCCCGGGCGGCCCTGCGCGAGGGCACGGAGGAGTCGGGCATCGCCGGACTGGCCCTGCTGGCCGGCGGCCCCGTGCGGTTGGACCGGCACCACACGCCCTGCGCCTGGCACCTGGACGTGCAGTACGCGGCCGTGGCTCCCCCGGGTGCCGTGGAGGCGATCAGTGACGAGTCGCTCGACCTGCGCTGGTTCCCCTACGCCGAGGTCGCGGACGTGGCCGACGACTCGGTCGTACGCCTGCTGGAGGCGACCCGCGCCCGCCTGTGACCGGTAAGGGGTGGCCGCCATGGCGATCACCCCTTACCGGACCGTGGCGGCCGGGCGGCTCAGCTCCAGACGTTGCCCTGGTTCTGACCGCGGGCCCCGTGCTGCCCCATGCCGTACTGCGCGGCGAGGCCCTGCCCGACCTGGGCGTTCTGCGGCGGCAGCAGCTCGCTGGGCTGGACGAGCGCGAAGCCGCTGCCCATGAAGCTCAGCTCCCAGCCCTCACCGGTGTTCCCGCGGCGCCGCCACACCCCGGAGGAGTGCGTCTG includes:
- a CDS encoding CBS domain-containing protein, with amino-acid sequence MLVREVMSTVVLTIGPAHTLRQAAALMSARRVGAAVVYDPDAGGIGILTERDVLVSVGRGQDPDTERTHSHTTTDVVFAAPTWTVEEAAGAMAHGGFRHLIVLDGGEPVGIVSVRDIIRRWAPARSPHNAPAVTA
- a CDS encoding molybdenum cofactor biosynthesis protein MoaE, with protein sequence MATTNDHPGERAAADPVKLIGIRETPLSVDEVFGAVGDDASGGTALFVGTVRNHDGGTDVDRLGYSCHPSAEAEMRRIAEKVVAEYPVRALAALHRVGDLEVGDLAVVVAVSCPHRGEAFDACRKLIDDLKHEVPIWKHQTFSDGTEEWVGA
- a CDS encoding PPA1309 family protein encodes the protein MSNTPMAASPLTRAVLEIDEYVSGLGWDQPARLFALVDTARLRADQPSLADRLGLREEPESSGLTPIEQDEIPTDQALDEFLGTIAWPDSVVGCALAVERLMLPPSAEAQVPSGLNEKKLAQWVAEHPDRQEVRMTVAVLRDGSRDSALRLREKDTATEVLTGSDLVPGLAAALTATFEE
- a CDS encoding tetratricopeptide repeat protein — protein: MNVMGDMANLFGTGRFAQPSGQLSGQEEATDEAQEAADEAAEEVRLRLAVDCGDVEAMSVLGAMLLRRGDFDAAESHLRAATAAGDRAAANNLGVLLHQRGYADEAAGWWRIAAVAGSAAAAHALGRHFRERGDEPAAEYWLCQSAEQGHVLGAYALADLLEHRGDDTGSERWMRAAAERGHREAAYRLARTLDRRAGRDGDDKAAARAADEAEQWYRQAAARGHRRGALHLGTILEKRGELKEAGRWYLTSAKDGEARAACALGFLLRDAGDTESAAVWWLRAAQDGDGNAANALGALHAERGETQTAERWYRAAMDAGDDNGAYNLGLLCAEQGRTTQAEQWYRRAAYAGHREASNALAILLLRAGDESGAEPWFSKAAEAGSVDAAFNLGILHAGRSEERAALRWYERAAAAGHTEAALQVGMARLRGGDEQEAERFLRCAAGGGSAEAAYRLATVLDARRPPEPAHELGEPAQDKSECEEWYERAASQGHRRAQVRVGMLAAARGDVVEAARWYREAAEAGSRNGAFNLGLLLAREGSEPEAVVWWRRAADAGHGRAALRLALVCARRGELAEGQRWADLAVSLGPREVGERAARLRDALRQELSA
- a CDS encoding YlbL family protein, whose product is MPRRTATMLASTLMLIALLCAGVFIPVPYSEMSPGPTVNTLGDHDGEPVLQISGHKTYEASGHLNMTTVRVTSAEYRMNLVEAVYGWLAHDNSVVPHETLYPDGKTEEEATQENAEEFSQSQESAKVAALKALDIPVKSWVVVSAVVKDSPSQGRLHAGDVIKAVDGTTVKKPADVAELVTKHEPGQDTVFTIVPAKEQAAAEKEGRTATKTQKITIRTETSQDAGAQRAVVGISAGTDHTFPFEIDIKLADVGGPSAGLMFALGIYDKLTPGDLTGGKFVAGTGTIDDNGKVGPIGGIGMKTIGAHDKGAQYFLTPADNCAAAAEDTPDGLTLVKVDTIDDALGALKDIRSGKTADLPKCTRG
- a CDS encoding Fur family transcriptional regulator — protein: MSDLLERLRGRGWRMTAQRRVVAEVLDGEHVHLTADEVHSRAVDKLPEISRATVYNTLGELVSLGEVLEVATDKRAKRYDPNAHRPHHHLVCARCGAIRDVHPTGNPLADLPDSERFGFTVSDVEVTYRGTCPNCAAA
- a CDS encoding UPF0182 family membrane protein, with product MPDRGGGPPTGPRIRVGRPSRRVRTLLLTLGVLAVLAMAFTMFAGFWTDWLWYRSVHYSSVFTTTLWTKIGLFFVFGLLMALAVGFNIWLAHRLRPPLSAMSMEQQNLDRYRMGIAPYKKWLLLGITALVGLIAGASASGQWRTWLMWVNGVPFGQKDPQFKLDVSFYAFDLPWYRFLLGFGFAAVIISVIAAALTHYLYGGLRVTSPGARATAAATGHLSVLLGVFVALKAVAYWLDRYGLAVKSSDFKATDNWTGLRYVDANAYLPAKTILFCIAVICALLFFATLWRRTWQLPVIGFGLMVLSAILIGGLYPALVQKFQVQPNEQAKEAPYVEKNLAATRDAYGIEGTQVAEYPGKSETKDKTKLRDDADAAASVRIMDPNIISPTFQQLQQMRNYYAFPTNLDVDRYAKDGKDQDTVIGLRELNLAGIPKKNWINNHFRYTHGYGVVAAKGTQVDSEGRPVFTESNLPSEGDLGKYEQRIYYGEKTTTYSIVGGPQKEIDYSDDTGEKTFSYKGDGGVDLSNPINRAAYAAAFSEPQILYSGAIGDGSRILYNRTPKERVEAVAPWLTIDGDAYPAVVDGRIQWIVDAYTTTNGYPYASRTTLGDTTADSLTANNNSRAVVAQQNQVNYIRNSVKATVDAYSGDVKLYEWDTQDPVLKTWKKAFPGTVQDKGEISKELMAHLRYPQDLFKVQRELLTRYHVKDANTFLSGSEVWQVPDDPTNKSGDAVPPYYLSMKMPDQKAQAFSLTTTFTPNGRDNLSAFMAVDAEAGTSDYGKIRILKLPTSTTVDGPKQVQSQFNSEQDIAESIRLLRGGDSEVEYGNLLTVPLDGGLLYVEPVYVRGGDLKYPLLRKVLVSYGGNTAFENTLDAALNKVFGAQAAETEQPPDEGDDTTEPPPTSTNPTVREALSDAQKAFDAGQKALEQKDLAAYAEAQKDLEEALQRAEDAQAKADQGAGGKNGDDKNAGDKNSGDKAGSDKAGPDATPTGDAGGGADTG